The DNA region GGTGAAAACTTTCTACATCTATACTCTGTTGCTTAATCTTAGAGCGCCGCCACGCGTGTTGAAATAGGATTACTCGAATGCACTTGCTGCATGGACGATTTCGCTGTTTTCAGGCTTTCAGCTGATCATTTCTCTGAATGCCAATAATGCCGTGATGGAGGCAAAAACGTTCTTAGTGGTGACCACTATATTGGCACAATTGTTCGCGTACAGCTACGTGGGCGATTACTTGAAGGAACAGATGGAGGGGGTGGGATACTCGGCTTATTCCTGCTGGTGGTACGACCTGCCGGAACATTTGTCCAAGGATATCGTTTTCATTCTGATGAGGGCTCAGGACCCGGTTAATTTGAAAGCTGGAGAATCCTTCGTCGTCAATATGGAAACTTACatgagcattctgaaaacttcGATGTCATACCTTTCGGTTATGCGCGTAATGATAACCACGTGAGGCACGCTCGGATTTCCGGTCTTTTCTGTTAGAAGTTCTTATTCGACTGCAGCAAGTAGGTATGTAACACATAGGGTAAGATCCGGACAGTCCGCCCACCTAACATAGaactaatactgatattatctaTTTAATTTATCAAAATAAACCTAatatgtttagaattttatgctgattcaagAAAAGttcagtatttattttaaaacaatcgggttgaaaactgaagccATGATATCTGGCCATATTGATATTACAAGTCATTGAGAATAAGTCAAACAAAAACAGAATTCGAAGCGATGAAAATTACTTGAAACGAAACACATGATCCttatattaaaagtattatttaacTAAATTTAACTACAATCTTAtcattacaattattattattattgaggtTAAATCTACCCTAATCATGTCTGGGCCATCTCTCCTGGTTCGGGGAGATATGTCCCACTTGATAGCTTTAAAAGGCAGGGgcaatatggccaaatactatATTGTTAACTATAATATCAAACGAATATttacttagaagtatattttaaataacattCTGTACACCACTGCTTTAGGTATAGTAGAGGTGAAATGTAGCTTCAGTTACCTTTGTCATTCACTCACCTGTTTGGCTTGAGGGATTTGGCTAAGGGGATTGTACTGTTCTATAACACGCCCTTGCGTATGGAGTCAGAAATATAGCGACTGGGCCATCTTCCCTGGCGGGGGTAATATTGAAATAAAGAGAATCGCAGTATATctgtattaattttcatttactttatGTTTCGCTCACTTACCTGTACAttttttctcttctctctctctctctctcttctctctgcGCATTGACACTATATCACATGTTGTACATAAGGAACAACGCGATAGTTCTATCCACGATACCGAGAGCTTTGCAGGTCGTGCGACGCTAGTAGAATACTACGATCCATCGTATCCGTATCCAAAGAGGTTCGAGTTGTTATCTTACAGTAGCGAATGAATAAAAGAGGTACCAGTACTTCCAAGTTCAGAGTACTCAAACTATTCAGTACCAATTTTCATGTCTCAGACCTTGAATACTACCTTCCTAAGGAAGGGGGCATTCGCTTCTCGGATAGAACCCTTCCGTTGACAGTGAACGCGCACGATAAAGAAATACCATTAAATATTCAATCGAAAAGATCGTCCACTTTTTCTTCTCGTGCACCAAACGGAGTGTTGTAGGCGGAAGAGAACAGGAATTTCCCGGACTGTTCTGAAATTCGCACAGGTAAATTGAGAACGGTGGGTTGCTCGATGACGGTCGATTATACGATTACGACTGAATAAAGCATGAACCGACAAATGCAGCGAATTGTTGCGCTATAGAAAGAAGAAGAGGCAAGAATGAGCCGACTACAGGCAAACTGGCCATTCTCGATGCCTTAGAACACTCAGCGGAAATGGAGACATCATCGAAGAAGGATTTAACTTACGCGATGACTCCTTTGAAGATTCTCGCCTGGCCCGTGGGCACTTGGCCGCTTCAGAAATACAACGTAGCTTCGTTTCTACGCTCCACCACCGCGGTGTTCGTTTTGGTAGGAAATTCGTACATTGCACTCGCGTGTTCCTTTTCCTGACTCAACCTTTTCGCAGCTGCTAACGCTGGCCCTTCTGAACACGGAGGCGTACCTGGACGGCACGGATGCGGAGAAGAACTTGGATTCCGTAGTGCTTGTCTCCTGTAGCATCCTGGCGGTGTGGAAGGTGACGCAGTTTCGAGTTCGTCGCGAGGGCCTCGTCTCTAACTTTCAGTCGGCTGTGAAGGATTACAAGGAGCTCGACAGCGAAGAAAAACGGACGATCATGCGACGGCACGCGTACATGAGCAGAGTGGCGGGCGCGAGCGTGATACTCTTCGCGTATTTTAGCGCGACCCTTATCGCGATAGTCCCAATGTTCGCTCCGGGCGAAAAGGAAACAACGCTGAACGCCAATGGAACGAAAGCGAAAAATGTGAATTACCCTGTGCCCTCGGAATACACTCTGCAAGCTTTGCACGTGCCGGACAAACTGTTCCTGATGGTTTTTAGTTTAGAGTACCTGATGATGCTGTTCATCAGCAACGGTAACCTTGGTAAGGATTCGTGATGCGAAGTTTGCATTGTAGATGACTAGCGTTTGCGTGacaaaaaaaaggataaaagggTACGTTGCTTTGAATTCGTGGATTGGGTAGGTAGCGACGCTGTGTTCTTCGGTATCACCTTTCACCTGTGCGGCCAAGCTGAGATTCTGAAGCTGGAGTTCACTAAAATCGTTAACGACAACGAGAACTCGGCCAGGCGTCTCGACGCGCTGACCACGAGGCATCGGCATCTCTTAAAGCTATCCAAACAGCTGAACGACACCATCAGCTCAATCTTGGTGATGCAAGTTTTGTCCAGTTGCTTGCTTATTTGCACAACCGgtgaaaattttctatatcATTAATATATTGTTTAATCATAGAACGGCGGCATGAGCATAGAAGTAGGATTACTCACTTGCACTTGCTGTATAGACGATTTCGCTTTTTTTAGGTTTTCAGCTGATCCTTTCCCTGAATGCTAAGAATTTCGTGATGGAGGTAAAAACGTTCATAGTGGTGGGCACTTTGTTGACGCAATTGTTCGCGTACAGTTACGTGGGCAATTACTTGAAGGATCAGATGGAGGGGATAGGATACTCGGCTTATTGCTGCCGGTGGTACGACTTGCCGAATCGTTTGTCTAAGGACATCGTTTTCATTCTGATGCGGTCCCATAACCCGGTCCATCTGAAAGCTGGGAACTTCTTCGTCGTCAATATGGAAACTTACATGAATATTGTGAGAACTTCGATGTCATACCTTTCGGTCCTTCGCGTAATGATAACCACTTGAGACACGTTTTGTATTTCTGGTCCTTAACGATAGAACTGCTTATTGGGTTCAACTAGATGCTCGGCATATAATATTGGAATAGAAGGATGCGTacaagtttaataaaaaaaaatatggcgggTAGCGAACAATAGGTTTCTTCAATCTACtttcaaatattcgaaactGAGTAATTGAAATACCGAAGTTGCGCAGTAGATTGCTCAGTGTGCCGATTTCAGTCACTGGGTTGACCAAGCTGCTTCTCGATGGCGCTGAAGCTACGCCGTGGTTACGCTTTATTAGCATTTTTCAAAAACGGGCGAATAAGTACAAATTGTTAATCAAAATGTGCTTAAGATACTTAGAGTCACATTCTTCGATTAGTTTTAATCAAGACTACATTAGGGCATCGTTGCACCAGCGACTGATTGTCAATTGAATCATCGTGCCTAACCTAAAGGGAAGGTTTAAATGTTTTCACTCGCCGAAATAGTGCACTTATCAGCTTATCTCGACGAAATAGTTGACAATACATGTTAAAATGAGTCGACGATTGAGCAGCAAAGAGAAATTAAAGTCGCTCTTGAGGGTAACCAGCGCGACTGCAGCATTGTTCGGTGGCATTTGCATTTATCAGAGCAACGAAAAGTTCTACAGTGGAATCGCTGTGCCACTGGTGCAACTGTTGGACCCTGAGACCGCGCACACCGCAGCTGTGAAAATCTTGAAATGGGATTTGTTGCCGAGGCAAAACCTGCAGGATCCACCTTCCCTCGCTGTCGATCTTTGGGATCTGCAGTTTAAGAATCCTGTGGGAATGGCAGCTGGATTCGATAAGCAAGGCGAAGCCGTAGAAGGCTTGCACAAATTAGGGTTTAGCTTCGTAGAAATAGGTAACTATACTCGCATCAATCGTCACTGATAAGTACCTTGTCGTACCTTCCGCTTACTTCCCTTAATTCCATTGACAGGTTCTGTTACACCCAGGCCTCAGCCTGGTAACCCTAAACCAAGGGTGTTTCGTTTATTAGAGGACAATGCTGTCGTTAATAGATATGGATTCAATAGCGAAGGCTACGATTCTGTGTGGCAACGTCTGCGGAAGCTCAGGGATAATCAAAGCTTCGGTGGTATCGTTGGAATTAACTTGGGGAAAAATAAAACCTCGGATGACGCGGCTCAAGACTACATCGACGGCATCAAGAAATTCTCTGATGTCGCCGATTACTTCGTGATCAATGTTTCTAGTCCAAACACTCCTGGACTGAGGTCCCTGCAGAGCAAGAAGGATCTGGAACAGCTGCTGACGAGAGTGAACCAAGTCAGACAGTCGATCCGGAGCAAACAGCCGCTACTGTTAAAGCTAGCTCCAGATTTGTCCGACTCTGAGAAGCAGGATATCGCGGACGTGATACTAAAGAAAGAATCCAAAGTGGATGGTTTGATACTATGCAACACTACGGTTACACGGAAGAATTTAACGAGCCCTCTGAAAGAGGAGAGTGGAGGTCTCAGCGGAGCTCCTCTCACGGACATGGCCACAGGCATGATCTCGGATATGTATAGGCGAACGCGTGCTGCTATCCCGATCATCGGCGTTGGTGGTATCTTCACCGGAGCTGATgcttataataaaattagaGCCGGAGCTTCTTTGGTGCAAGTCTATACGTCATTCACGTATCACGGACCGCCGGTGGTAGGGAAAATCAAGCGAGAATTGAATGACATGCTCGCACGTGACGGCCTGTCGTCCATCAAGGATGCAGTTGGAAAAGATGCGAGTGGTAGATGAATCCTTCTACTTAGTTGAAACGTTTTATTTAGTTACCTGttacttttactgttttactcgaTACATTACACGTCAAAGACGAACTTAATTCAAGTCTCCCAAGTTGTTACCATTTTTACAAACGTTATATCTTTATAAGAttgttatatgtatatatcctGAATGCAGAGTATTTACAATTAAAAGAAGTTCACAACTTCCATAGACgatgtttggtttatttatttcattcctttatttcaatatttctttaaaatgctCATTAGGCTTCAACATATGCAAGAGCTATTATTTCACTTGTAAGTAACTAGTTACGAGCAATTACAAAGGTACATACATTGTTGCTGAAAAATTATAAACCGCCATTTGATAATGTAGTTCTGTGGCCACGTTCAACAATGAGTCGTATgaattttatttacgaatcatATAATGAAGAAACGTTTAATACATTTTATATTACCGACGGTGATCTCTACATTATCTCCGAGTTGgttgtttggaccaggaaattcaccgagttaataggaatacatgatactaaaagaggtggcacggccgagctgcgcgagagagaaaggaatagtgtgcgacaaggagggagatagaaattttACACAGTCACTGaaaattcacgaatttctcaATTCCTGcacatattttatgaactttcagAGCCGCGTCTCGAAGAATAGACCCTTAGCTACTTTCCGATGTGGTCTTTGCGCAGATTTTGGCTACAATTCATCCCTGTACATGAAAAGCctagcctactaaaccaaagaaaTAGATGGAAATAAGGTTCCATTAATCTCTTTAGTTTCGAACTAgagaactgccaagcaatcactcgattaaaagaaattcagtaaAGAACCCTAATAGATACTAATAATACCACTctaatagttaataataaaaaaaagcgtTTTATACAGTTTGTATTaccgaccgcgatccctacgTTATCCCCGAGTGgactgtttggaccaggaaattcgccgagtgaataggaatacatgatactaaaagaggtggcacggctgagctgagcgagagagaaaggaatagtgcgcgacaaggagggcgacaggtggcgtgagcgagagagaaaggaatagtgtgcgacaaggagggagatagaaatattacgcagtcactggaaattcacgaatttctcatttcctgcgaatattttatgaacttttagagtcgcgtctcaaagaatagacccttggctactttcctatgtgattgttgcgcagattttgattacaattaattagttattaacggttctttgagacgatgacgagaacaatggcgccgtcctatgtaggcactcaagcttcgtcgattgttggtgcattttctagacgtaatttatcaacttttgcagtttcatcttacagtatggacccttggctactttcctatgtgattgttgcgcagattttgattacaattaattagttattaacggttctttgagacgatgacgagaacaatggcgccgtcctatgtaggcactcaagcttcgtcgattgttgatgcattttctagatgtaatttatcaacttttgcagtttcatcttacagtatggacccttggctactttcctacgtgatagttgtaatgattccgattacaattaagcagctatgaagagtttttggacagagatacaagtctctcgccgcggttagtgaatgcatactttgtttaaggattttcgatcttttcaaaatgatttatacatttgtacaactggatttgagactatagtgttgtgacaacgttcagtaatcactcgtatgcgttttattcacgaatcgatacatagttactaataaaaaagccttttatataggttacattaccgtccgcgatccctacattaaccacaagaagttcccgagtgtgctgtttggaccaggaaattcgccgagttaataggaatacatgatactaaaagaggtggcacggctgaactgagcgagagagaaaggaatagtgcgcgacaaggagggcgacaggtggcgtgagcgagagagaaaggaatagtgtgcgacaaggagggagatagaaatattacgcagtcactggaaattcacgaatttctcatttcctgcgaatattttatgaacttttagagtcgcgtctcaaagaatagacccttggctactttcctatgtgattgttgcgcagattttgattacaattaattagttattaacggttctttgagacgatgacgagaacaatggcgccgtcctatgtaggcactcaagcttcgtcgattgttggtgcattttctagacgtaatttatcaacttttgcagtttcatcttacagtatggacccttggctactttcctatgtgattgttgcgcagattttgattacaattaattagttattaacggttctttgagacgatgacgagaacaatggcgccgtcctatgtaggcactcaagcttcgtcgattgttgatgcattttctagatgtaatttatcaacttttgcagtttcatcttacagtatggacccttggctactttcctacgtgatagttgtaatgattccgattacaattaagcagctatgaagagtttttggacagagatacaagtctctcgccgcggttagtgaatgcatactttgtttaaggattttcgatcttttcaaaatgatttatacatttgtacaactggatttgagactatagtgttgtgacaacgttcagtaatcactcgtatgcgttttattcacgaatcgatacatagttactaataaaaaagccttttatataggttacattaccgtccgcgatccctacattaaccacaagaagttcccgagtgtgctgtttggaccaggaaattcgccgagttaataggaatacatgatactaaaagaggtggcacggctgaactgagcgagagagaaaggaatagtgcgcgacaaggagggcgacaggtggcgtgagcgagagagaaaggaatagtgtgcgacaacgagggagatagaaatattacgcagtcactggaaattcacgaatttctcatttcctgcgaatattttatgaacttttagagtcgcgtctcaaagaatagacccttggctactttcctatgtgattgttgcgcagattttgattacaattaattagttattaacggttctttgagacgatgacgagaacaatggcgccgtcctatgtaggcactcaagcttcgtcgattgttggtgcattttctagacgtaattt from Andrena cerasifolii isolate SP2316 chromosome 10, iyAndCera1_principal, whole genome shotgun sequence includes:
- the LOC143373762 gene encoding odorant receptor 67a-like, with product METSSKKDLTYAMTPLKILAWPVGTWPLQKYNVASFLRSTTAVFVLLLTLALLNTEAYLDGTDAEKNLDSVVLVSCSILAVWKVTQFRVRREGLVSNFQSAVKDYKELDSEEKRTIMRRHAYMSRVAGASVILFAYFSATLIAIVPMFAPGEKETTLNANGTKAKNVNYPVPSEYTLQALHVPDKLFLMVFSLEYLMMLFISNGNLGSDAVFFGITFHLCGQAEILKLEFTKIVNDNENSARRLDALTTRHRHLLKLSKQLNDTISSILVMQVLSSCLLICTTGFQLILSLNAKNFVMEVKTFIVVGTLLTQLFAYSYVGNYLKDQMEGIGYSAYCCRWYDLPNRLSKDIVFILMRSHNPVHLKAGNFFVVNMETYMNINCLLGSTRCSAYNIGIEGCVQV
- the Dhod gene encoding dihydroorotate dehydrogenase 2 codes for the protein MSRRLSSKEKLKSLLRVTSATAALFGGICIYQSNEKFYSGIAVPLVQLLDPETAHTAAVKILKWDLLPRQNLQDPPSLAVDLWDLQFKNPVGMAAGFDKQGEAVEGLHKLGFSFVEIGSVTPRPQPGNPKPRVFRLLEDNAVVNRYGFNSEGYDSVWQRLRKLRDNQSFGGIVGINLGKNKTSDDAAQDYIDGIKKFSDVADYFVINVSSPNTPGLRSLQSKKDLEQLLTRVNQVRQSIRSKQPLLLKLAPDLSDSEKQDIADVILKKESKVDGLILCNTTVTRKNLTSPLKEESGGLSGAPLTDMATGMISDMYRRTRAAIPIIGVGGIFTGADAYNKIRAGASLVQVYTSFTYHGPPVVGKIKRELNDMLARDGLSSIKDAVGKDASGR